In one Lycium barbarum isolate Lr01 chromosome 7, ASM1917538v2, whole genome shotgun sequence genomic region, the following are encoded:
- the LOC132604137 gene encoding uncharacterized protein LOC132604137 isoform X2, with amino-acid sequence MKRYFSTVSSKFPQPSSSAQNVPRVEENLNQLEENHHSAKKQKQGVDLDSLPADPNKRIPILDYHPDERDEIRRAYIQRGPHQPRLPRFPQTDFYGYKRRFNRKWYKKYHDWLEYSVVEDAAYCLCCYLFKDESIHQGGGEAFSSIGFKSWHKKKRLDTHVGELNSDHNQAKKKCEDLMRQEQSIQVAFVKPDNKAKLEHKIRLKASIEVVRLLLNQGLAFRGHREDESSLNKGNFLEILSWYAKRCDKVSDLVLKKAPKNNQLTSHKIQKDIITACKLETIKVIMEDLNGDYFSLLVDESCDVSRKEQMAIVLRYVDRWGSVVERFIGIVHVRNTSALCLKEAIVNYLGQHSLSLSNIRGQCYDGASNMQGRLSGLKILIQQESRSAHAIHCFAHQLQLTLVGVSKKCLPVGELVLLVSNVLNVVGGSFKRMDELRESQAEKVQEALDMGEVETGKGLNQELGLARAADTRWGSHYKSFKNFISMFGSITDVLDTIVVDSECVEDSCKATGYLRVCQTFEIAFILHLMRDILAITNELNESLQKKEQDIANAMLLVKVTKKRLQDLREEGWDPLIENVSAFCVKYDILIPNFDEFYINFGRSRRKVAEHTFSHHYHVDIFFKIIDWQLQELNDRFNEERTDLLIGVACLNPVDSFSSFDINKILRMAELYPDDFGEDIMVTLKNQLETYIVDVRDVDERFSNLKGLGDLSKELVKAKKHLNYPFVFRLVKFALLLPVATATVERAFSAMKLIKSELRNRMDDDFMSG; translated from the exons CTACGGTGTCGTCCAAGTTTCCACAACCAAGTTCATCCGCTCAAAATGTTCCTCGCGTGGAAGAAAACTTGAACCAGTTAGAAGAAAATCATCATTCTGCTAAAAAACAAAAGCAAGGAGTAGATTTGGATTCTCTACCAGCAGATCCAAATAAAAGAATACCCATTCTGGACTATCATCCAGATGAACGTGATGAGATTAGACGAGCATATATCCAAAGGGGTCCTCATCAACCTCGACTTCCTAGGTTTCCTCAAACAGATTTTTATGGATATAAACGTCGTTTTAATCGTAAATGGTATAAAAAATACCATGATTGGTTGGAGTATAGTGTGGTAGAAGATGCTGCTTATTGTTTGTGTTGCTATTTATTTAAAGATGAAAGCATTCATCAAGGTGGAGGCGAAGCATTTTCAAGTATAGGGTTCAAGAGTTGGCACAAAAAGAAAAGATTAGATACGCACGTTGGTGAGTTGAACAGTGATCACAACCAAGCAAAGAAGAAGTGTGAAGATCTAATGCGACAAGAACAGTCAATTCAAGTTGCGTTTGTAAAGCCGGATAATAAAGCTAAGCTTGAGCACAAAATTCGTTTAAAGGCTTCAATTGAGGTGGTGAGACTCCTCTTGAATCAAGGATTGGCATTTCGTGGACATCGTGAAGATGAATCATCATTAAACAAGGGTAACTTTCTTGAAATTCTTTCATGGTATGCGAAGCGGTGTGATAAAGTTAGTGATCTTGTGTTGAAGAAGGCTCCAAAAAACAATCAGTTGACTTCTCATAAAATTCAAAAAGATATTATCACCGCATGTAAGTTGGAAACAATTAAAGTTATTATGGAGGACCTAAATGGTGACTATTTCTCATTGCTAGTTGACGAATCTTGTGATGTGTCACGTAAGGAGCAAATGGCAATTGTTTTGCGATATGTTGATAGATGGGGATCTGTGGTGGAACGCTTTATTGGGATTGTTCATGTTCGTAATACTAGTGCTCTATGTTTAAAAGAAGCAATTGTTAACTACCTTGGTCAACATTCTTTGAGTTTATCTAATATACGTGGACAATGCTATGATGGAGCAAGCAATATGCAAGGGCGTCTAAGTGGCCTTAAAATTTTGATTCAACAGGAAAGTAGATCAGCTCATGCGATTCATTGTTTTGCTCATCAACTTCAATTGACTCTTGTTGGGGTATCTAAAAAATGTCTTCCAGTTGGAGAACTTGTATTGTTGGTTTCTAATGTCTTAAATGTAGTGGGAGGTTCTTTTAAACGCATGGATGAACTTCGAGAATCTCAAGCAGAAAAGGTTCAAGAGGCACTAGATATGGGCGAGGTTGAAACCGGTAAGGGCTTGAATCAAGAGCTTGGTCTTGCTAGAGCTGCTGATACTCGTTGGGGTTCACACTACAAATCATTTAAGAACTTCATTAGTATGTTTGGCTCTATTACTGATGTTCTTGATACTATTGTTGTTGATTCCGAATGTGTTGAAGATAGTTGTAAGGCAACAGGATATCTTAGagtttgtcaaacatttgaaatTGCTTTCATATTGCACTTAATGAGAGATATTTTGGCGATTACAAATGAGCTTAATGAATCCTTACAAAAGAAAGAACAAGATATTGCAAATGCCATGTTACTTGTTAAAGTGACGAAGAAACGATTGCAAGATCTGAGAGAGGAAGGATGGGATCCACTTATCGAGAATGTGTCTGCATTTTGTGTCAAGTATGATATCTTGATACCTAATTTTGATGAGTTCTATATTAATTTTGGAAGATCTCGACGTAAAGTTGCGGAGCATACTTTCTCACATCACTATCATGTCGATATATTTTTTAAGATTATTGATTGGCAACTTCAAGAACTCAATGATCGTTTTAATGAGGAGAGAACGGATTTGCTTATTGGAGTTGCTTGCTTGAATCCAGTTGACTCATTTTCTAGTTTTGACATCAATAAAATATTGAGAATGGCTGAATTATATCCTGATGATTTTGGTGAAGATATAATGGTTACTCTTAAAAATCAGCTTGAGACTTATATTGTTGATGTCCGTGATGTTGATGAAAGGTTCTCCAACCTGAAAGGACTTGGTGATCTTTCTAAAGAGCTAGTTAAGGCAAAGAAACATTTAAATTATCCCTTTGTGTTTCGCCTTGTAAAATTTGCATTGCTCCTACCGGTTGCCACCGCTACAGTTGAAAGAGCTTTTTCGGCGATGAAGTTGATAAAGAGTGAATTGCGAAATCGAATGGATGACGACTTCATGAGCGGTT GA
- the LOC132604137 gene encoding uncharacterized protein LOC132604137 isoform X1 produces the protein MKRYFSTVSSKFPQPSSSAQNVPRVEENLNQLEENHHSAKKQKQGVDLDSLPADPNKRIPILDYHPDERDEIRRAYIQRGPHQPRLPRFPQTDFYGYKRRFNRKWYKKYHDWLEYSVVEDAAYCLCCYLFKDESIHQGGGEAFSSIGFKSWHKKKRLDTHVGELNSDHNQAKKKCEDLMRQEQSIQVAFVKPDNKAKLEHKIRLKASIEVVRLLLNQGLAFRGHREDESSLNKGNFLEILSWYAKRCDKVSDLVLKKAPKNNQLTSHKIQKDIITACKLETIKVIMEDLNGDYFSLLVDESCDVSRKEQMAIVLRYVDRWGSVVERFIGIVHVRNTSALCLKEAIVNYLGQHSLSLSNIRGQCYDGASNMQGRLSGLKILIQQESRSAHAIHCFAHQLQLTLVGVSKKCLPVGELVLLVSNVLNVVGGSFKRMDELRESQAEKVQEALDMGEVETGKGLNQELGLARAADTRWGSHYKSFKNFISMFGSITDVLDTIVVDSECVEDSCKATGYLRVCQTFEIAFILHLMRDILAITNELNESLQKKEQDIANAMLLVKVTKKRLQDLREEGWDPLIENVSAFCVKYDILIPNFDEFYINFGRSRRKVAEHTFSHHYHVDIFFKIIDWQLQELNDRFNEERTDLLIGVACLNPVDSFSSFDINKILRMAELYPDDFGEDIMVTLKNQLETYIVDVRDVDERFSNLKGLGDLSKELVKAKKHLNYPFVFRLVKFALLLPVATATVERAFSAMKLIKSELRNRMDDDFMSGCMVPYVEKNIFKTVSDESIMNRFQKMKTRRIQL, from the coding sequence CTACGGTGTCGTCCAAGTTTCCACAACCAAGTTCATCCGCTCAAAATGTTCCTCGCGTGGAAGAAAACTTGAACCAGTTAGAAGAAAATCATCATTCTGCTAAAAAACAAAAGCAAGGAGTAGATTTGGATTCTCTACCAGCAGATCCAAATAAAAGAATACCCATTCTGGACTATCATCCAGATGAACGTGATGAGATTAGACGAGCATATATCCAAAGGGGTCCTCATCAACCTCGACTTCCTAGGTTTCCTCAAACAGATTTTTATGGATATAAACGTCGTTTTAATCGTAAATGGTATAAAAAATACCATGATTGGTTGGAGTATAGTGTGGTAGAAGATGCTGCTTATTGTTTGTGTTGCTATTTATTTAAAGATGAAAGCATTCATCAAGGTGGAGGCGAAGCATTTTCAAGTATAGGGTTCAAGAGTTGGCACAAAAAGAAAAGATTAGATACGCACGTTGGTGAGTTGAACAGTGATCACAACCAAGCAAAGAAGAAGTGTGAAGATCTAATGCGACAAGAACAGTCAATTCAAGTTGCGTTTGTAAAGCCGGATAATAAAGCTAAGCTTGAGCACAAAATTCGTTTAAAGGCTTCAATTGAGGTGGTGAGACTCCTCTTGAATCAAGGATTGGCATTTCGTGGACATCGTGAAGATGAATCATCATTAAACAAGGGTAACTTTCTTGAAATTCTTTCATGGTATGCGAAGCGGTGTGATAAAGTTAGTGATCTTGTGTTGAAGAAGGCTCCAAAAAACAATCAGTTGACTTCTCATAAAATTCAAAAAGATATTATCACCGCATGTAAGTTGGAAACAATTAAAGTTATTATGGAGGACCTAAATGGTGACTATTTCTCATTGCTAGTTGACGAATCTTGTGATGTGTCACGTAAGGAGCAAATGGCAATTGTTTTGCGATATGTTGATAGATGGGGATCTGTGGTGGAACGCTTTATTGGGATTGTTCATGTTCGTAATACTAGTGCTCTATGTTTAAAAGAAGCAATTGTTAACTACCTTGGTCAACATTCTTTGAGTTTATCTAATATACGTGGACAATGCTATGATGGAGCAAGCAATATGCAAGGGCGTCTAAGTGGCCTTAAAATTTTGATTCAACAGGAAAGTAGATCAGCTCATGCGATTCATTGTTTTGCTCATCAACTTCAATTGACTCTTGTTGGGGTATCTAAAAAATGTCTTCCAGTTGGAGAACTTGTATTGTTGGTTTCTAATGTCTTAAATGTAGTGGGAGGTTCTTTTAAACGCATGGATGAACTTCGAGAATCTCAAGCAGAAAAGGTTCAAGAGGCACTAGATATGGGCGAGGTTGAAACCGGTAAGGGCTTGAATCAAGAGCTTGGTCTTGCTAGAGCTGCTGATACTCGTTGGGGTTCACACTACAAATCATTTAAGAACTTCATTAGTATGTTTGGCTCTATTACTGATGTTCTTGATACTATTGTTGTTGATTCCGAATGTGTTGAAGATAGTTGTAAGGCAACAGGATATCTTAGagtttgtcaaacatttgaaatTGCTTTCATATTGCACTTAATGAGAGATATTTTGGCGATTACAAATGAGCTTAATGAATCCTTACAAAAGAAAGAACAAGATATTGCAAATGCCATGTTACTTGTTAAAGTGACGAAGAAACGATTGCAAGATCTGAGAGAGGAAGGATGGGATCCACTTATCGAGAATGTGTCTGCATTTTGTGTCAAGTATGATATCTTGATACCTAATTTTGATGAGTTCTATATTAATTTTGGAAGATCTCGACGTAAAGTTGCGGAGCATACTTTCTCACATCACTATCATGTCGATATATTTTTTAAGATTATTGATTGGCAACTTCAAGAACTCAATGATCGTTTTAATGAGGAGAGAACGGATTTGCTTATTGGAGTTGCTTGCTTGAATCCAGTTGACTCATTTTCTAGTTTTGACATCAATAAAATATTGAGAATGGCTGAATTATATCCTGATGATTTTGGTGAAGATATAATGGTTACTCTTAAAAATCAGCTTGAGACTTATATTGTTGATGTCCGTGATGTTGATGAAAGGTTCTCCAACCTGAAAGGACTTGGTGATCTTTCTAAAGAGCTAGTTAAGGCAAAGAAACATTTAAATTATCCCTTTGTGTTTCGCCTTGTAAAATTTGCATTGCTCCTACCGGTTGCCACCGCTACAGTTGAAAGAGCTTTTTCGGCGATGAAGTTGATAAAGAGTGAATTGCGAAATCGAATGGATGACGACTTCATGAGCGGTTGTATGGTGCCTTATgtagaaaaaaatatatttaagacCGTTTCTGATGAGAGTATTATGAATAGGTTTCAAAAAATGAAAACTCGTAGAATACAATTGTAA